A part of Paenibacillus sp. sptzw28 genomic DNA contains:
- a CDS encoding YlzJ-like family protein gives MTLYTSMPLELVFDGFSKQPGPYVDLTIGQVRMQLEPISPGIGRIVRLLECPLDAYLRPELAPGTVVAYGGHSS, from the coding sequence ATGACCTTATACACAAGCATGCCGTTGGAGCTCGTATTCGACGGCTTCAGTAAGCAACCCGGTCCCTATGTGGATCTCACGATTGGTCAAGTACGCATGCAGCTTGAGCCGATATCTCCGGGTATCGGCAGAATCGTCCGTCTGCTCGAATGCCCGCTGGACGCATATTTGCGTCCCGAATTGGCGCCGGGTACAGTGGTAGCGTATGGGGGTCATTCCTCATAA
- a CDS encoding ClpP family protease produces MEQQDPSGDRRFANQAVDTIQQLGQTMTPSVDSNIFCMTIIGQVEGHLVLPPQNKTTKYEHIIPQLVAAEQNPKIEGMIIVLNTVGGDVEAGLAIAEMISSMTKPTVTLVLGGGHSIGVPIAVAGNKSFIAETATMTIHPIRLNGLVIGVPQTFEYLDKMQERVTRFVTSHSNITETMFRELMFKTGELTRDIGTTVIGVDAVKYGLIDAVGGIGQVLQELKGLIEERKQTVPGGYRQ; encoded by the coding sequence ATGGAACAGCAAGATCCTTCAGGCGACCGGAGATTCGCCAATCAAGCAGTCGATACCATTCAACAACTGGGCCAAACAATGACGCCGTCCGTGGATTCCAATATCTTCTGCATGACGATCATCGGTCAAGTCGAAGGTCACTTGGTCCTTCCGCCGCAAAATAAGACGACGAAATACGAGCATATAATTCCCCAGCTTGTGGCAGCTGAGCAAAACCCGAAAATTGAAGGTATGATCATTGTGTTGAATACGGTCGGCGGAGATGTTGAAGCAGGGCTTGCTATCGCCGAAATGATCTCCTCAATGACCAAGCCGACCGTTACACTGGTGCTTGGCGGGGGGCATTCAATCGGAGTGCCGATCGCAGTTGCGGGCAACAAATCCTTTATCGCGGAGACAGCGACGATGACTATACACCCGATTCGGCTGAACGGGCTCGTTATCGGAGTTCCGCAAACCTTCGAATACTTGGATAAGATGCAGGAGCGAGTTACGCGGTTTGTGACTTCGCATTCCAATATTACCGAAACCATGTTCCGGGAACTGATGTTTAAAACGGGCGAGCTCACGCGTGATATCGGGACTACCGTAATCGGCGTCGATGCGGTGAAATACGGGCTGATCGACGCAGTTGGCGGCATTGGTCAGGTCCTGCAGGAATTGAAAGGGCTCATTGAGGAGCGTAAGCAGACAGTGCCGGGAGGTTATAGGCAATGA
- a CDS encoding ribonuclease J produces the protein MSKKNNQDKLLIFALGGVGEIGKNMYVVQYGNDIVVVDGGLKFPEEDMLGIDIVIPDITYLTENRDKVRGILITHGHEDHIGGLPYILKHLNVPVYGTKLTLGLIEGKLKEAGLLGETKRILINAESEVQLGAIHASFFKTNHSIPDTVGVCLDTPEGTVVHTGDFKFDHTPVNDQYADLQRIADIGRRGVLALLSDSTNAERAGYTPSESLIGSVLEDIFRKATQRVVVATFASNVHRIQQVINAAMATRRKIAVVGRSMVNVVTIASELGYLNIPEGMIIEPEEINKMAADRVVVLSTGSQGEPMSALTRMARSTHRKVDILPGDTVIIAATPIPGNERYVGRTVDELFRLGANVIYGPGSVSGVHVSGHGSQEELKLMLNLIRPKYFIPIHGEYRMLRQHALLAEAVGIEKENIFVIDNGDTVEFQGGVARKGNKVPAGNVLIDGLGVGDVGNIVLRDRKLLSQDGILVVVVTLSKQDGTILSGPDIISRGFVYVRESEGLLEEANRIVTSTLHKLMNDKVNEWASLKTNVKDALGRFLYEQTRRRPMILPIIMEV, from the coding sequence TTGTCAAAGAAGAACAACCAGGATAAGCTGCTCATATTTGCATTGGGCGGCGTCGGAGAGATCGGGAAAAATATGTATGTCGTTCAATATGGGAACGATATCGTAGTCGTTGATGGAGGATTGAAATTTCCGGAAGAAGATATGCTTGGAATCGATATTGTCATACCCGACATTACTTACTTAACCGAAAATCGGGACAAAGTACGAGGCATTCTCATTACCCACGGACACGAAGACCATATCGGCGGACTGCCCTATATCTTAAAGCATCTGAACGTTCCGGTATACGGGACGAAGCTAACGCTTGGTTTAATTGAAGGGAAATTGAAGGAAGCCGGACTGCTCGGAGAAACGAAGCGAATCCTTATAAACGCGGAATCGGAAGTTCAGCTTGGCGCCATTCATGCTTCATTCTTCAAAACCAATCACAGTATTCCCGATACGGTAGGGGTTTGTCTGGACACTCCGGAAGGGACGGTCGTTCATACAGGCGACTTCAAATTCGACCATACACCGGTTAACGACCAATACGCGGATCTGCAGCGTATTGCGGATATCGGGAGACGCGGAGTTCTGGCGCTTTTGTCGGACAGTACAAACGCCGAACGGGCGGGATATACGCCGTCTGAGAGCCTTATCGGCTCTGTGCTGGAGGATATTTTCCGTAAAGCGACTCAACGTGTCGTTGTCGCCACATTCGCCTCTAACGTTCACCGGATCCAGCAGGTAATTAATGCTGCGATGGCTACGCGCCGCAAAATAGCAGTTGTTGGCCGCAGCATGGTTAACGTCGTCACAATTGCTTCCGAGCTGGGCTATTTAAATATCCCTGAAGGGATGATTATCGAACCGGAGGAAATCAATAAAATGGCAGCCGACCGTGTCGTGGTTTTATCGACGGGGAGCCAGGGCGAACCGATGTCGGCACTTACGAGAATGGCACGTTCAACTCATCGTAAAGTGGATATTTTACCAGGCGATACCGTTATTATTGCCGCTACGCCGATTCCGGGTAACGAACGTTATGTCGGACGCACGGTCGATGAGCTTTTCCGCTTGGGAGCAAACGTTATTTATGGGCCTGGCTCCGTATCCGGCGTCCACGTATCGGGCCATGGCAGCCAGGAAGAATTAAAGCTGATGCTTAATCTCATTCGTCCTAAATATTTTATTCCGATTCACGGTGAATACCGGATGCTGCGCCAACATGCGCTGCTTGCGGAAGCTGTCGGTATCGAGAAGGAAAATATTTTTGTAATCGATAATGGCGATACCGTTGAATTTCAAGGCGGAGTGGCACGCAAGGGGAACAAAGTGCCTGCCGGCAATGTTCTGATTGACGGTCTTGGTGTCGGCGATGTCGGCAACATTGTCCTGCGCGACCGCAAGCTGCTCTCGCAAGACGGTATTCTTGTTGTCGTTGTCACGCTGAGTAAACAAGACGGCACCATTTTGTCCGGACCTGATATTATCTCACGAGGTTTTGTCTATGTTCGCGAGTCGGAAGGGCTTCTTGAAGAAGCCAACCGCATTGTCACCTCGACGCTGCATAAGCTGATGAACGATAAAGTCAACGAATGGGCATCGCTCAAAACAAACGTTAAGGACGCGCTCGGGAGATTCTTGTACGAACAGACGCGCCGCCGTCCAATGATACTGCCAATCATTATGGAAGTTTAA
- the dapA gene encoding 4-hydroxy-tetrahydrodipicolinate synthase, whose protein sequence is MDFGRLVTAMVTPFNADGAIDWNATGRLIDYLIDDQESDSLVVSGTTGESPTLTDEEKIALFKFAVERVNGRCKIIAGTGSNDTAHSIHLTKAAEQCGVDAVLLVVPYYNKPSQEGIYQHFKAIAEATTLPVILYNVPGRTVVSMSAQTTLRLAQLPNIIATKECASTDQVTQIVADAPEGFLVYSGDDSAALPMMSVGAHGVISVASHIIGPEMKQMIEAYVQGDTSKAAKLHSLCLPVFKGLFELPHPVPNPVLVKSALALREMPVGSVRLPLVGPTEAEMDALRELLK, encoded by the coding sequence ATGGATTTCGGAAGATTGGTTACCGCAATGGTAACTCCGTTCAATGCGGATGGTGCGATCGATTGGAACGCGACCGGCCGGCTGATCGATTATTTGATCGACGATCAAGAAAGCGACAGTCTGGTTGTCTCGGGTACGACCGGCGAATCGCCGACGTTAACTGATGAGGAGAAAATTGCACTGTTCAAGTTTGCCGTCGAACGCGTGAATGGACGCTGTAAAATCATTGCGGGAACGGGCAGCAACGATACTGCCCATTCCATCCATTTGACCAAAGCGGCTGAGCAGTGTGGTGTAGATGCCGTTCTGTTGGTTGTCCCTTACTACAACAAACCGAGCCAGGAAGGCATCTATCAGCATTTCAAAGCAATCGCGGAAGCTACAACTCTGCCTGTAATCCTTTATAACGTGCCGGGCCGGACAGTTGTCAGCATGTCGGCGCAAACGACGCTTCGTCTGGCGCAGCTGCCAAACATCATCGCCACCAAGGAATGCGCGTCTACCGATCAAGTGACGCAAATCGTCGCCGATGCTCCGGAAGGATTTCTCGTCTACAGCGGCGACGATAGTGCAGCTCTGCCCATGATGTCGGTTGGCGCTCACGGTGTTATCAGCGTAGCAAGCCATATCATCGGTCCGGAAATGAAACAAATGATCGAAGCTTACGTCCAAGGCGATACATCCAAAGCGGCAAAACTGCATTCTTTATGCCTTCCGGTCTTCAAAGGCCTGTTTGAGCTGCCTCATCCTGTTCCCAATCCGGTTCTCGTTAAGTCGGCTCTTGCTCTCCGCGAAATGCCGGTTGGAAGCGTACGGTTACCGCTGGTCGGCCCTACGGAAGCCGAAATGGATGCGCTCCGCGAGCTGCTTAAGTAA
- the dapG gene encoding aspartate kinase: MPILVQKFGGTSLSTDQARECVLRHIERERQRQLQLVVVVSAMGRKGDPYATDTLISLLHEDGRSLPSRELDMLLGCGEIISAAVLCDLLRANSIPAVALTGAGAGIITDNQFGRARITEIRAEPILKALQEGNVVIVTGFQGATESGELTTLGRGGSDTSATALGAALKAERIDIYTDVNGILTADPRIVKDARPLSVVGYAEICNMARQGAKVIHPRAVEIAQQARIPLRVRSTFSEDEGTLVTDTFSTEHAAVVRDRYVTGVTHVNGVTQITVHAADGHSDVQLQVFQAMARHQISVDFINVNPGGAVYTVFDKDASQAINVLHRIGFSPITISGCAKISVIGGGMNGVPGIMARIVEALTEQGIPILQSADSNTTIWVLVRDIYMASALQALHTKFSLHE, encoded by the coding sequence ATGCCAATCCTTGTTCAAAAGTTCGGTGGTACTTCGCTTTCCACCGATCAAGCAAGAGAGTGCGTGCTGCGACATATTGAAAGAGAGCGGCAACGACAGTTACAACTTGTCGTTGTCGTCTCTGCAATGGGACGTAAAGGCGATCCTTATGCAACGGATACATTAATTTCGCTGCTGCATGAGGATGGCCGTTCCCTTCCGTCCCGAGAACTCGATATGCTGCTGGGCTGCGGCGAAATCATTTCCGCTGCCGTGCTGTGCGATTTGCTCCGCGCCAATTCGATTCCTGCAGTCGCCTTAACGGGCGCAGGAGCGGGCATTATTACGGACAATCAGTTCGGGCGGGCCCGAATTACGGAAATACGTGCCGAACCTATACTCAAGGCACTGCAGGAAGGCAACGTGGTCATTGTAACCGGATTTCAGGGTGCGACCGAATCCGGAGAGCTCACCACACTTGGCCGGGGCGGAAGCGACACTTCTGCAACAGCGCTTGGTGCGGCGCTTAAGGCAGAGCGTATCGATATTTATACCGATGTAAACGGCATCTTAACGGCAGATCCGAGGATTGTGAAGGATGCAAGGCCTTTATCCGTCGTCGGCTATGCCGAAATATGCAATATGGCACGCCAAGGCGCGAAGGTCATTCATCCGCGGGCCGTAGAAATTGCACAGCAGGCCCGAATTCCGCTTCGTGTCCGCTCGACTTTCTCGGAAGACGAAGGTACGCTTGTTACCGACACTTTCAGTACTGAGCATGCGGCAGTCGTACGGGACCGTTATGTAACAGGCGTAACTCATGTTAACGGGGTAACGCAAATCACGGTCCATGCAGCCGATGGCCACTCCGATGTTCAGCTGCAGGTTTTTCAGGCGATGGCCCGCCATCAAATAAGTGTCGATTTTATCAACGTGAACCCAGGTGGAGCGGTTTACACCGTATTCGATAAAGATGCTTCGCAAGCGATAAATGTTTTGCATCGGATCGGCTTTAGCCCGATAACGATAAGCGGCTGTGCTAAAATTTCCGTAATCGGCGGTGGAATGAACGGTGTTCCGGGAATTATGGCGCGGATTGTGGAAGCGCTGACGGAACAGGGAATTCCTATACTGCAATCGGCAGATTCCAACACAACGATTTGGGTGCTTGTCCGTGATATTTATATGGCAAGCGCGCTTCAAGCGCTTCATACCAAATTCTCGCTTCACGAATAA
- a CDS encoding aspartate-semialdehyde dehydrogenase, with protein sequence MSNQKLFNVAVVGATGAVGEQIIGLLEKRKFPIAELKLLSSARSAGTKIMFKGREHTVEEATPESFKGVEIALFSAGGDVTKALAPHAVEHGAICIDNTNAYRMDPETPLVVPEVNIDKVNEHKGIIANPNCSTIQMVAALKPLQDRYGISRIIVSTYQAVSGAGSRAIDEMLRQTREALDGNAVKPDILPVGALPVKHQIAFNAIPQIDKFQDNGYTLEEMKMVRETKKIMGDESIDVTATCVRIPVVYGHSESVYVELKNDYDLEEVKKLLEEAPGIVVVDDPAGQQYPLATDAAGKPDVFVGRLRRDLGSSRGLNMWIVSDNLLKGAAWNAVQIAEYIAIGQ encoded by the coding sequence GTGTCGAATCAGAAGTTGTTTAACGTTGCCGTTGTAGGGGCAACAGGCGCAGTAGGGGAACAGATCATCGGTCTGCTTGAGAAAAGGAAGTTTCCGATTGCCGAGCTGAAGCTGCTTTCTTCAGCACGCTCGGCCGGTACTAAGATTATGTTCAAGGGCCGGGAGCATACGGTCGAAGAAGCGACGCCGGAAAGCTTTAAAGGCGTGGAAATCGCGCTTTTCAGTGCCGGCGGCGACGTAACCAAGGCGCTCGCCCCCCATGCAGTGGAGCATGGCGCGATATGTATTGATAATACGAACGCATACCGGATGGATCCGGAAACTCCACTTGTCGTACCCGAAGTGAATATTGATAAAGTAAACGAACATAAAGGAATAATTGCGAATCCGAACTGCTCGACGATCCAGATGGTCGCAGCGCTCAAGCCGCTTCAGGACCGTTATGGAATCTCCCGTATAATCGTATCCACATACCAAGCTGTGTCCGGTGCCGGAAGCCGTGCGATTGATGAGATGCTTCGCCAGACACGAGAAGCGCTTGACGGAAACGCTGTAAAGCCGGATATTTTGCCGGTCGGTGCTCTTCCGGTGAAGCATCAAATCGCTTTTAACGCAATACCTCAGATCGATAAATTCCAGGACAACGGCTATACGCTCGAAGAAATGAAGATGGTCCGTGAAACGAAGAAAATAATGGGTGACGAGTCTATTGACGTTACCGCTACATGCGTTCGTATCCCGGTCGTGTACGGTCATTCGGAATCCGTGTACGTGGAATTGAAAAACGATTATGATTTGGAAGAAGTCAAGAAACTGCTGGAGGAAGCTCCGGGTATCGTTGTTGTAGACGATCCGGCAGGTCAGCAGTACCCGCTTGCAACGGATGCCGCGGGTAAGCCGGATGTATTTGTAGGTCGGCTGCGTCGCGATCTGGGCTCCTCCAGAGGTCTCAACATGTGGATCGTTTCCGACAACCTGCTCAAGGGTGCAGCTTGGAACGCAGTACAGATTGCGGAATATATCGCAATCGGCCAATAA
- a CDS encoding dipicolinate synthase subunit B: MKWQGKTVGYALSGSHCTFAEVIPVIKRFVDEGANVVPIVTQTIMTTDTRFGTSAEWQHQLKSATGNEIISTIVEAEPLGPSKLLDVLVIAPCTGNTTSKLANAMTDSPVLMAAKSQMRNQRPLVLAISTNDGLGLNAANIAKLLVCKNIYFVPFGQDNPQQKPNSLVARMDLVPEACEAALQGKQLQPLLIERFNY, translated from the coding sequence ATGAAATGGCAAGGCAAAACGGTCGGTTATGCACTCTCCGGTTCACATTGCACGTTTGCGGAAGTAATTCCGGTCATTAAGCGCTTTGTTGACGAAGGAGCGAATGTCGTTCCAATCGTCACTCAGACCATCATGACGACCGATACCAGATTCGGTACTTCGGCGGAATGGCAGCATCAGCTTAAATCGGCTACGGGCAATGAGATTATTTCCACGATTGTCGAAGCGGAGCCTCTTGGGCCTTCAAAGCTGCTGGACGTACTTGTAATCGCGCCGTGCACCGGTAATACCACCAGTAAATTGGCAAATGCGATGACGGATAGTCCGGTGCTTATGGCAGCGAAGTCTCAAATGCGCAACCAACGCCCGCTCGTATTGGCGATATCGACAAACGACGGACTTGGTTTAAATGCGGCAAATATAGCGAAATTATTGGTTTGCAAAAATATCTATTTTGTACCGTTCGGGCAGGATAATCCTCAGCAAAAGCCAAATTCGCTCGTAGCGAGAATGGACTTGGTTCCGGAAGCCTGCGAGGCCGCCCTGCAAGGGAAACAGTTGCAGCCGCTTCTTATCGAGCGGTTTAATTATTAG
- the dpsA gene encoding dipicolinate synthase subunit DpsA — MLTGVQIVLLGGDARQLEVIRKLTELDAIVSVAGFDQLHTPLDGAVRSEISDELFTSADALVLPAVGTDDDGRITAVFSDRELILTEVHVSLLPKHCTVYAGMAKPYLRRLCAKYDIRLIELFDRDDVAIYNSIPTAEGAVMIAIQNTDITIHGSSCMVLGIGRTGFTLARTLQGLGAKVKVGVRREEHFARAAEMGFEPFYVSQLLHYVSNIDLLFNTIPTMIVTAQIIANLPSRAVIIDLASKPGGTDFRFAEKRGIKALLAPGLPGIVAPKTAGRIIADCLSRLILEDTRQRGNGQ, encoded by the coding sequence ATGCTGACAGGGGTTCAGATCGTGCTGCTGGGGGGTGACGCCAGACAGCTTGAGGTCATCCGTAAGCTTACTGAGCTCGATGCTATTGTGTCGGTCGCCGGCTTTGACCAGCTCCATACTCCGCTGGATGGAGCGGTACGGTCCGAGATAAGCGATGAATTGTTTACGAGCGCCGACGCTCTCGTGCTTCCGGCAGTAGGAACCGATGATGACGGCCGCATTACGGCTGTGTTCAGCGATCGCGAGCTCATATTAACTGAAGTCCATGTGTCGCTGCTGCCGAAGCATTGCACCGTTTATGCAGGGATGGCCAAACCATATTTGCGCCGATTGTGCGCAAAGTACGACATTCGGTTAATTGAGCTGTTCGACCGGGACGATGTCGCGATATATAATTCGATTCCTACGGCCGAAGGCGCAGTTATGATCGCAATCCAGAATACGGACATTACGATTCACGGGTCCTCCTGCATGGTGCTCGGGATCGGACGAACAGGGTTTACCTTGGCCCGCACGCTGCAGGGGCTCGGGGCTAAAGTGAAAGTCGGCGTACGCCGGGAGGAGCATTTTGCAAGAGCTGCCGAAATGGGATTTGAGCCGTTTTACGTCAGTCAGCTGCTGCATTATGTGAGTAATATTGACTTGCTTTTTAATACAATTCCGACTATGATAGTCACAGCGCAAATTATAGCAAATTTGCCTTCGCGAGCGGTCATTATAGACCTCGCTTCCAAGCCGGGCGGAACGGACTTTCGCTTTGCGGAGAAGCGGGGCATTAAAGCGTTGCTCGCCCCCGGTCTACCAGGTATCGTCGCACCTAAAACCGCTGGACGAATCATTGCGGATTGTTTAAGTCGGCTGATCTTGGAAGATACCAGGCAACGGGGGAATGGGCAATGA
- the dut gene encoding dUTP diphosphatase — MHQVLFKRLPGNEDMQLPRKMSELAAGFDVHAAVDEPVTLSPGERKLIPTGFSMAMPAELEAQIRPRSGLAFKHGITCLNSPGTIDADYRGEVKVLLINLGQEPFTIERGERIAQMLFQVVPQIAISEVDQLPDTVRGAGGFGHTGT, encoded by the coding sequence TTGCATCAAGTATTGTTTAAGCGGCTTCCGGGCAACGAGGATATGCAGCTTCCGCGGAAAATGTCCGAATTGGCTGCAGGCTTCGACGTTCATGCTGCCGTAGATGAACCTGTAACATTGTCTCCGGGGGAGCGGAAACTGATCCCTACGGGCTTCTCGATGGCAATGCCAGCCGAGCTGGAGGCCCAGATCCGGCCGCGCAGCGGGCTCGCCTTCAAGCATGGTATTACATGCCTCAATTCGCCGGGTACAATTGACGCTGACTACCGCGGTGAAGTAAAGGTACTGCTGATCAATCTGGGTCAGGAGCCCTTCACGATCGAACGCGGCGAACGTATTGCTCAAATGCTTTTCCAGGTCGTCCCCCAGATTGCGATTTCGGAGGTCGATCAGCTGCCGGATACAGTCCGCGGAGCCGGAGGCTTTGGCCACACCGGAACCTAG
- a CDS encoding pitrilysin family protein → MNNYTLSNGLRVVVEYIPTCRSVSFGIWVKTGSRNETLENNGISHFIEHMLFKGTARRSAKDIADLFDGIGGNVNAFTAKEYTCYFAKVLDQHLPIAVDALADMFFESEMDAAELSKEKNVILEEISMYEDTPDDKVHDESSRAAFGEHPLAYSILGLEERLAGMDAEALRGYMRSHYRIDNTVISVAGNVEESVLLELLEKQFGGFKNTGAEIAVSSPAFQGNYIFHKKKTEQNHICLSFPGCSIADPQLYAMILLNNALGGGMSSRLFQEIREKRGLAYSVYSYHTSYADSGLFTVYAGTAPKQTKEVLDLTLEQLHDLAANGLTDSELNRGKEQLKGSLILSLESTSSRMNRLGKNELMLGRHYTLDEMLERIDSVRMSDIQDVTRRMLSVPFAVAMVGTNDKAASVLRRDSLASSIV, encoded by the coding sequence GTGAACAATTATACGCTTAGCAACGGATTGCGCGTTGTAGTGGAATACATACCAACATGCAGATCGGTATCATTCGGAATCTGGGTAAAAACAGGTTCGCGAAATGAAACTCTTGAAAATAACGGCATATCCCATTTTATCGAGCACATGCTGTTCAAAGGAACGGCTCGCCGCAGCGCGAAAGATATAGCTGATTTGTTCGACGGTATCGGAGGCAATGTGAATGCCTTCACAGCGAAGGAGTACACCTGTTATTTCGCCAAGGTACTGGATCAGCATTTGCCGATTGCGGTCGATGCATTGGCCGATATGTTTTTTGAATCGGAAATGGATGCCGCAGAGCTAAGCAAGGAAAAAAATGTGATTTTGGAAGAGATTTCGATGTATGAAGACACGCCGGACGACAAGGTTCATGATGAATCATCCCGGGCGGCTTTCGGCGAACATCCGCTCGCTTATTCAATTCTCGGCCTGGAAGAAAGGTTAGCCGGTATGGACGCGGAAGCGCTTCGCGGCTATATGCGCAGTCATTACCGGATTGACAACACGGTTATCAGCGTAGCCGGGAACGTTGAAGAAAGCGTGCTTCTGGAGCTTCTTGAGAAACAATTCGGCGGTTTCAAGAATACAGGCGCAGAGATTGCCGTCTCTTCACCTGCATTTCAAGGTAATTATATTTTCCACAAGAAGAAGACGGAGCAAAATCATATTTGCCTGTCATTCCCTGGATGTTCGATAGCGGACCCCCAGCTTTATGCGATGATATTGCTCAATAATGCGCTTGGGGGAGGAATGAGCTCGAGATTATTTCAGGAAATCCGAGAGAAGCGCGGTTTGGCATATTCCGTGTACTCATACCATACATCCTATGCGGACAGCGGATTGTTCACCGTCTACGCCGGAACTGCGCCGAAGCAAACTAAGGAAGTGCTGGATTTGACGCTGGAGCAGCTGCACGACTTGGCTGCGAACGGTCTGACAGACAGCGAGCTAAACCGCGGCAAAGAGCAGTTAAAGGGAAGCTTGATCCTCAGCCTGGAAAGCACAAGCAGCAGAATGAACCGCCTCGGCAAAAACGAGCTGATGCTCGGCCGCCACTACACCTTGGATGAAATGCTGGAACGAATCGACTCTGTAAGAATGAGCGATATTCAGGACGTGACGCGCAGAATGCTCTCCGTCCCGTTTGCAGTGGCAATGGTAGGCACCAACGATAAAGCGGCTTCGGTACTTAGGAGGGATAGTCTTGCATCAAGTATTGTTTAA
- a CDS encoding polysaccharide deacetylase family protein, translated as MCALLLFVKLNGPLSSYVDAIKQGQASATYRLNIAADNFSRSLRETIEKEAVKRRIAPIDARMDRIWKAIPGYNGLEIDVEQTYRLMRDAPEHAPIRYVYREVPPTIGLDELGPEPIYKGNPNKPMVALMINVAWGNEYLESMLKTLEKENVKATFFLDGSWLKKNTDAARLIQSFGHELSNHAYSHPDMSKLDRQSAYNQIAKTEALLKSTLGVSNKWFAPPSGDFNKTTIEVAAEQGLKTVLWTLDTVDWQHPQAASIVRKIRTRVEPGSLILMHPTDSSSEALPGMIAAIKQKGLSLGTVSETLSSKRISLVEAAQ; from the coding sequence ATGTGTGCACTTCTTCTATTCGTAAAGCTTAACGGCCCTTTGTCTTCCTACGTGGATGCGATAAAACAGGGGCAGGCCTCCGCGACGTACCGTTTGAATATCGCTGCGGACAATTTTAGCCGCTCATTACGGGAAACGATCGAAAAGGAAGCTGTGAAACGAAGAATCGCACCCATCGATGCGAGGATGGATCGCATATGGAAAGCAATTCCGGGTTATAATGGTTTGGAAATCGATGTGGAGCAGACGTACCGGCTGATGCGGGATGCACCTGAGCATGCGCCGATTCGTTATGTCTATAGGGAAGTGCCGCCGACGATCGGCCTCGACGAGCTCGGACCGGAGCCGATTTATAAAGGAAACCCGAATAAGCCGATGGTCGCGCTGATGATTAACGTCGCTTGGGGCAATGAGTATTTGGAGTCCATGTTGAAAACACTGGAGAAGGAGAACGTAAAGGCGACCTTTTTCCTCGACGGATCATGGCTGAAAAAAAATACGGATGCGGCTCGGCTCATCCAGTCTTTCGGCCACGAGTTATCGAACCACGCTTACTCCCACCCCGATATGAGCAAGCTAGACCGCCAGTCGGCTTACAATCAAATCGCCAAGACAGAAGCGCTTCTTAAGTCAACGCTGGGGGTATCCAATAAGTGGTTTGCTCCTCCCTCCGGAGATTTTAATAAGACAACAATAGAGGTGGCGGCGGAGCAGGGGTTGAAAACAGTTCTATGGACACTTGATACCGTCGATTGGCAGCACCCTCAGGCAGCGTCGATTGTACGAAAAATAAGAACGCGTGTGGAGCCGGGCTCGCTTATATTGATGCACCCGACCGATTCTTCAAGTGAGGCGCTGCCGGGAATGATCGCCGCGATCAAGCAAAAAGGCCTTTCGCTTGGCACGGTGAGCGAAACGCTCTCATCCAAGCGAATCTCTTTAGTTGAGGCGGCACAGTAA